The nucleotide sequence CCTGATGCGGATCGCCGAAAGCGGGCCCGCGCGCCGATTTTTGAGGTAACTATCTGAAATCGCGCTGTTTTTCATGTGAACGTGCAATGTCGGGTTCATTACAGGACATTCATCAAAACGCCCTGTTATTCTGAGCTAGAGTAATTCTGGCTTGTGAATCGGTAACAGCCCACTACTTCAACACGAACAACAATAAAAACGGCGACCTCTAAACTTTACCATCGCGGCTGGGCGCGGCATCCGTGCGCGTCGAGCCGGACTCCAAAAGGATGATCCCCAATGCCCAATGCCCGCAAGATCCTGATCGTGGATGACGATTCCGATCTGCGCGATACGTTGGTGGAGCAATTATCGCTGCACGAAGAATTTGAAGCTTCCGCCGTGGATACCGGCGCCAAGGGAGCCAGCGCCGCAAAGGCCAACTCCCCCGATCTCGTCCTCATGGATGTCGGCCTGCCCGACACCGACGGCCGCGAAGTGGTCCGCTCCTTACGCAAGGGTGGATTCAAGGCCCCGATCATCATGCTGACCGGCCACGACACCGATTCCGACACCATCCTGGGCTTGGAATCCGGCGCCAACGACTATGTCGCAAAGCCCTTCCGCTTCGCCGTGCTGCTTGCACGCATCCGCGCCCAGCTCCGCCAGCATGAGGCCAGCGAGGACGCAGTGTTCTCGGTCGGCCCCTACAGCTTCCGCCCCGGCTCGAAGATGCTGACGGCCGCCAACGCGCGCAAGGTGCGCTTGACGGAAAAGGAAACGGCGATCCTGCGCTTCCTCTACCGGGCCGGCCAGATGCCGGTCTCGCGCGAGACCCTGCTCCAGGAGGTCTGGGGCTACAACTCCGGCGTCACCACCCACACGCTGGAAACCCACATCTACCGCCTCCGCCAGAAGATCGAGAAGGACGCCGCCAACCCGGAAATCCTGGTCACGGAAGCCGGTGGCTACAAGCTGGTGCCGTGATACGCTTTGGGGGCGTGCGAATCGTTTCAAGTCGCACGCCTTTAAGTCTCGGACCTGAATGTCAATCGACGACGACGTAGCGCTGCTCGAGCGTGTCCCGACACTGCGCCTGTTGGGAGACGCTTCGTTGCGCATGCTGGCGATCGGGTCCGAGCAGCGCGACTTCGTCCGTGGCGATGTCCTGTTCAATCTTGGCGACGACGCCGACGCCGGCTTCGTGGTCCAGCGCGGCGCCTTTCGCGTCGATGACGGCGCCGGCGCCGAGATGATCGCGGGTCCCGGCGCTCTGATCGGCGAGCTCGCGCTGGTGGTGCCGATGAAGCGGCCGTCGAGCGCGATCGCGCTGGAGCACTCCACCGTCATCCGTGTCGCCCGCAGCCTGTTCCAGCGCGTGCTGGAAAGCGACCCCGCCGCCGCCCGCCGCCTGCGCGACGAATTCGCCATTCGCTCCAGCCAGATCGCCAGTGATATCTTGATGGCGGGTGCGAAGTTGACGTCCTGATCGTTTCCTCCCGCTCTCCCCGTTCTTGCGGGGAGAGGGTTGGGTGAGGGGCTCTATCCACGCAAACGGCGAGCAGTGAGTACACGGAGACTCCCCCTCACCCGCACACGCGGCGTGAGCTACACCTCCAGCGTCACCGACACCGGGACGTGGTCGGACGGCCGCTCCCAGCTCCGCGCGTCGCGCAAAATCCTGAAATCGCTGACCGTATCCTTCAGCGCGCGCGAGACCCAAATGTGGTCGAGCCTGCGACCGCGGTCACCGACGGTCCAGTCGGCGGCGCGGTAGCTCCACCACGTATAGACCTTCTCCGACATTGGGATGCGCTCGCGCGCGACGTCGATCCATTCGCCGGCGTTGAGCGCCGCCAGCAACTTTTCGCATTCGATCGGCGTGTGCGAGACGACTTTCAGGAGCTGCTTGTGCGACCACACGTCGTTCTCGTGCGGGGCGACGTTGAGATCGCCGACCAGGATGTGGCGATCCTCACCCCGCGGGTGCAGCGGCTCGCAGGCCTTCATCTCGTCGAGGAAGCGGAGCTTGTGGTCGAACTTCTCGTTCAGCGCGGGATCGGGAATGTCGCCGCCGGCAGGAACGTAGAAATTATGCAGCACCAGTGGTTTTGCGATGTTGGCCTTTTCGCCGAACGACACAGAGATATGGCGCGAATCCAGCTTGTCGCAGAAAGTGCGGATGTCCTTGGATTCGAACGGCAGCTTCGAGACGATGGCGACGCCGTGATAGCCCTTCTGCCCGTTCAGCGCGACGTGCTCATAGCCGAGCCGCTTGAAGCGCTTCAGCGGAAAGGCGTCGTCGATGCACTTGGTCTCCTGCAGGCACAGCACGTCCGGCCGCGCGCTCTTGAGAAATTTCGCGACGAGATCGATGCGCAGCCGCACCGAGTTGATGTTCCAGGTTGTCAGGGAGAGACGCATGGGAACTGCGTCTTAGCACGGATTGGCCTGGGGAAACCGCTTGTCCACAGGGTCAGAAGCGTAGGTGGGTTGGCGCAGCGTAACCGATCATCTCAATCCGCCTGCTGAGGCTTGGTGGGTTACGCTTTCGCTGACCCACCCTACGATTCTCAACCCGGCGCCGGGCCGTAATTGGTGAAGTCGATCTTGAACATGCCGGGATCGAGCTTCTTGGTCGAATCGAGATTGTAGACCGCGATCGTGGTGTCGTAGCCCTGCGGGTCGGTGACGGTCCACTGCTTGAGCTGGCCGTCCTTGGCACCGAACATCAGTAGCAGGCGGCTGGTCCCGACCAGCGCCTGTTTCTCCTCGATGGTGACGCTGACGAAGACGTCGTCGGCGGTGACATTGACGACGTTGGTATCCTTCATCAGGTCGATCCGGTCCGACAGCAGGAAGCGTAGCGGCGTCTGCGACAGCGGATAGACATCCTGCGTCGCGAGCTTGCGGTCGCGCACGACCAGCGACGAGCCGTCGGCGATGATGTCGATCGGGCTCGGCGGATCGTATTCGAAGCGCACCTTGCCCGGCTTCTGGATGTAGAAGTCGCCCTGCGTCTTGCTGCCGTCGGGACCGACCTGGACGAAATTCCCGACCAGCGTCTGCAACGACGACAGATAGGCGCTCACCTTGGCGGCTTGGGCTTTCTGGTTCGCATCGAAAGTCTGGAAGATGCTGCTCGGCACGTTGCGGCGCGGATCCGGGATTACCGGATTCGGCGGCGTGTGCGTCGCGCCCGTCGTCGTCGGCCCACGCTGGGCATCGGAGCCAGATCCGCCATCGCGGCCCTTCGGCGCAGGCTTTGGAACAGGCACATTCTGCGCAAACGACGTCGCGGTCGCCATCGCGGCGGTGACGAGAAGCACGCCCACGACGCGCACGCTTCGCGCAGCGACGGAGGCAGCGAATCGAATGTCCGGATGTCTGGTCAACACGTCGTCCTGTTTGGCTGGGCGCCCTTTTACCGTGATTTTGGGCAAAAGCGGAGATCGTTTTTGCGTGAAAATAGCATTCCGAGGCGGCTTGCCTCACATATGGCTGTCTTCTTCCTCGACCAGAATCTCGCGCTTTCCCGCGTGGTTGGCGGGTCCGACAATGCCTTCCAGTTCCATGCGCTCCATCAGCGATGCAGCGCGGTTATAGCCAATTTGCAGGCGGCGCTGGATGTAGCTGGTCGAGGCCTTGCGGTCGCGTTTGACGATCGCAACTGCCTGCGCGAACAGGTCGCCGCCGCCATCCGCGCCCATGCCGGTGGCATCGAACACCGCGCCATCCTCGTCCTCTGTGGGCTCTTCGGCGGTGACCGCCTCGAGATATTCCGGCTGTCCCTGGGTCTTGAGGTGACGCACCACCTTCTCGACCTCCTCGTCGGACGCGAACGGGCCGTGCACGCGGCTGATGCGGCCGCCGCCGGCCATGTAGAGCATGTCGCCCTGGCCGAGCAGTTGCTCGGCGCCCATCTCGCCGAGAATGGTGCGGCTGTCGATCTTCGAGGTGACCTGGAAGGCGATGCGGGTCGGGAAGTTCGCCTTGATGGTACCGGTGATGACGTCGACCGATGGACGCTGCGTGGCGAGGATCACGTGCAGGCCGGCGGCACGCGCCATCTGCGCGAGACGCTGGACAGCGCCTTCGATGTCCTTGCCCGCGACCATCATCAGGTCGGCCATTTCGTCGACGATGATGACGATATAGGGCAGCGGCTCGAGCGAGAGCTTCTCTTCCTCGTAGATCGCCTTGCCGGTCTCCTTGTCGAAACCGGTGTGGACCGTGCGCGTCGGCTCCTCGCCTTTGGCTTTCACTTCGAGCAGGCGTGCATTGTATCCGTCGATGTTGCGCACGCCGAGCTTGGCCATGTTCTTGTAGCGCTCTTCCATCTCGCGCACGGCCCATTTCAGCGCGACCACGGCCTTCTTCGGATCGGTCACGACGGGCGTAAGCAGATGGGGGATGCCGTCATAGACGGAGAGTTCGAGCATCTTCGGGTCGACCATGATCAGCCGGCACTGGTCGGGACGCAGCCGGTAGACCAGGCTGAGGATCATGGTGTTGATGGCGACAGACTTACCGGAGCCGGTGGTACCGGCGATCAGCATGTGCGGCGTGCGCGCCAGATCGATGATGACGGGATCGCCGCCGATGGTCTTGCCGAGGCAGAGCGGAAGCTTTGCCACCGTCTCGGTCGCCTCCTTCGCGACGAGCAATTCGCGCAGGTAGACCTTTTCGCGATGCGCGTTCGGCAGTTCGATGCCGATGGCGTTGCGGCCGGGAACGACGGCGACGCGCGCCGACAGCGCGCTCATCGAGCGGGCGATATCATCGGACAGGCCGATCACGCGTGAGGATTTGATACCGGGCGCAGGCTCCAGCTCGTACAGCGTGACCACCGGACCCGGATTGGCCTTCACTATCTCGCCGCGCACGCCGAAGTCCTGGAGCACGCCTTCGAGCGCGCGCGAATTGGCCTCGAGCTCGGCTTTGCTGAGCGGCTGGCGATCGGCAGCCTTCGGCGCCGCCAGCATGGAGACGGACGGAAGGTCGAACTTGTCGGAAGATTTCTTCGCTGGCGTCTTCGGCGCGGCCTTCTTGCGCGGGCCACGCGCGGCCGGCGCCTCCTCTTCCTCTTCCTCGTCTTCTTCCTCTTCGTGCTCGTCCTCGTAGTCCTCCTCGTCGTCTTCGGACTGCGGCGAGATCGAGGGGGCGGCGCGGCCGCCGCCGAGATTGGGCTCCTGACGCTCGAACGAGGCGGCGCGGGCCTTGGGCCCACTCGAGACCAGCGCGCGATAGGCGGTGCCGAGCAACCAGATCAGCCGCGCCTTCGTGCTCATCAGCGCATGGAACAGCCAGCCCAGCGAGACCGAGCCGCGATCGGACTCCTCTTCGTCATCGAGCGGCGTATCGTCGTTCTCGATCGGCCCGAGCTCTTCGTCATGCTCGCGCGCGCCGAGGCCGCAAGCGATCAGGAAGGTCGCGGTCATCGCGACGAACAGGATGACACCGAGCACCATGCGGTAGATCACGCCGGGCGGTCCGAAGATCACGGCGGGCGCACGCACCAGCGCATCGCCGACGACGCCGCCGAGCCCGGTCGGCAGTGGCCACGCGCCGCCATGCGGCCAGCAGCTCGCGAAGCCTGCCCCAATCGCCGTGCAGAGAATCCAGCAGCCGAGCCGCAGCGCCTCGCGGTCGAACGGACGATGGGTCAGCATGCGCCAGCCCCAAACCGCGACGGTGAGGACCAGCATGATCGCGCCGAGCCCGAGGATCTGCATCGCAAGGTCGGCGCCGATCGCGCCGGCATAGCCGAGAATGTTGCGGATCGGTCGCGAGGTCGCGTGACTGAGGCTGGGGTCCTGCACCGACCACGTCATCAGCGCGGTCGCGGCGACGCCCGACAGGGCGATCAGGCCGAGGCCGGTGAGCTCGCGCAGGCGCCGCGTCAGCGCCTCGCGGATCGAGGGCGGCAGATGGCCCACCAGTGGAATGACACGTTCGATTGCCGACATGCTCATGGGCCCCGCCTAACCCAGAGTCTCGACCAGGCGGTGCAGTGCCGCCGCCGTGGTCTCACCATCCTGTACCAGCGCGAGGCGAATGAAGCCTGCACCCGGATTGAAGCCGTCGGGCTGCAGCCGCGCCAGATAGCTGCCCGGCACCACGCGCACGCCGGCTTCTTTGAAGAGCTTGACGGTCACGGCCACGTCGTCGCCGAGCTCGGACGTGTTGAGCCAGACGCAAAAGCCGGCGTCGGGCCGGCGATAGCCGTAACGATTGCCGATGATCTGGTCGGCGAGATCGAACTTGATCCGGTAGAGCCTGCGGTTCTCCTCGACATGCGCCTCGTCGCCATAGGCGACCGCGCCGACATGCTGCAGCGGCACCGGCACCTGCGGCGCCGCGACGTTGCGGAGCTCGAGGAACATGCTGATGAATTTCCTGTCGCCGGCGGCGAAGCCGACGCGCATGCCCGGCAGGTTCGAACGCTTCGACAGCGACTGGAACGCGACCACGCGGGTGAAGTCGGGGCCGGCGCATTCGAGGGCGCTGCCCGGCGCGTCGCGGGTGTAGATCTCCGAATAGCACTCGTCGCTCAGGATCACGAAACCATGGCGATCGGCGAGCTGCTTCAAGCGAATGAAATAGTCGCGCGAGGCGACCGAGCCCTGCGGGTTGGCGGGCGAGGCCAGGTAGAACGCCACCGTGCGCGCCAGCGTCGCCTCGTCGATCGCATCGAGATCCGGCAGGAAGCCGTTCTCGACCGTGGTCGGCAGATAAATCTGCTCGCAAGCGGCCGCGCGGGCGCCGGCGCCATAGACCGGGTAGAACGGGTTCGGCATCAGGATCGCGGGTTTGCCGGGACGCGGCCCGACATAGCGCGCGGCCGTGATCGCGGCGAAGAACAGCCCTTCGCGGCTGCCATTGAGAACGAGGATCTCGCTCTCGGGGTCGATCGGGCGCGGCAGATTGAAGCGCGCCGACAGCCAGGCGCTGGCGGCTTTGCGGAACGGCTCGATGCCCTTGGCAAGGGGATAACGGCCGAAATCGGCGGTATGCTTTGCCAGGACTGGGCCGACGAAGTCCGGCACCGGGTGCTGGGGCTCCCCAACTGCCAGCGTAATCAGTGGCTTACCCGGCTGGTACGGCGCCAATAGTTCGTTCAGCCGGATGAACGGCGAGCGTTCGGTATCGGAGCTTCCACCGCCCAGCGGCGCACGGGATGAAGCGGTCATAGCCATTCGTTGGGCGCCAGCACTCTTGGAACTGCCGGTCACGGAAAAGGCGCCGGCGGGAAGCGGTTCAGTTCACCATAGATAGGGCGAGGTTAAGACGCGATTAACCATCGGCGGGTGGGTCCGTCCAGACCGGAATAATTAGACCGGAACAAGAGGATGCGCCCTTGGCGAGGACCGCCGGTTCCCGATGGCGGGATGCTGTCGCGTGGCACGCAGGGCCGTCGCCGAGTATATCCGCGCCGTCTGACCGGGCTTGTCCCGGCCATCCACAACCCTTCCCGTTGCCCCAAGATGCCCGGGACGAGCCGGGCACGACGAGAGACGCGAACGGCTAATGGCCGGGCAGCTTCTCGAATGTCGGGATGCCTGTCGGGATCTGATGGAATTCCTGCTTGTCGCAGGTGTAGATCGCCATCTGCGGCTTGAATTGCGCGGGCTCATCCAGCGTGCCGACTTTCAGGATCGCGGCGGGAAGGCCTGGAACCTTGGTGACCAGATGGGTGCCGCACTCGGCGCAGAATTCGCGCGTGACGGCGCGTTCAATGTCCTTGCGGGTGAACTGCTTGGGCTGTCCGGTGATGTAGCTGAATCCGGCCGCTGGCATCGCGATGAAGGTGTTGGGCGCACCGCCCGAGATGTACTGGCACTCGCGACAATGACACTGCGCCTGCATCATGGGGTCGCCCTCGGCGACATAGCGCACCTCGCCGCAATAGCATCCACCTTCCAGTCGCATGGCGACCTCCCTTTAGTTGTTCGTTGAGGTCGATATTTCTGCGCCGCCTGCTCCGAATGGCAATCCCTTTCTTTCGCGCGTGCCGGCAAAAAAGACATCGCCCCGCAACGGTCCTGTGGCAGCTATCTCCTGGCAAGCCCGCAGCCGCTGAACCCTCGGCCATACCAGCATCCGCTGCTCATGCACTCTGCTTCCAGCCGCGGGCAAGCGGTTGAAGCACAATCCGCGCGGCCACCGAGACTGACACACGCCACGGCGCACCTGCTTCGCATCGCCGAGCAGCTCAGCCCGCCACCGGTCTGCCGGGCCTTTCCACCTTCCCGCTGTTCGGGCGAGACCACGGCCGTCTTGTCGTCGCGCTTTGTGGCCCGTTTCGGATCAGTCTGAGCCGGGTTTGCATTCGGGCCCTGGGGTGCCAGTTTCGACAATTCCATCCGGCAGGGCCGCGCAGTCTCGGTGCGAACGCCGGCTCCGCTCGCCTCCTTCAGCGCGAGGACGATCTTGTACTGGTAGGGACTGCCGGCGGGACGGCGCAGCGGATCGTTCTCGCCAAAGAGACCATTGACAGTGATGCTCGCGCTGCCATCGGCCTCGATCCTTCCATCATAGACGGACGAGCCGGGCTTGCCTTCGTCGCCAAAGACGGCGTGAAGCACCCCATCCTTGATACGCAGGGCGTACTGGTAATAGCCCTCCGGGAATGGTGGCTTGCTCTCGCAGGTCTCCTTGCCGATCCAGGTTCCGTCGAAGGCGGCGCTGCGCTTTACGTCATCTGCGGATTTTGTCAGCGCTGCGATACGGGATTTCGCGAGGTCGGCGAATGCGCAAGCCGGGAAGCGTACGAGGTGGTCCTTGAATGCCGCAAGCGTGCCGAGGGCTTCCGCGCTGCGCCAATGATCTCCGGCATCCGCACAGGGATCGGACTGGGGCGGCGCCGATGGGGCTAGCGCCGCGGTCTCGGGCTTGCCGTTCAGGTAGTACTCGCCAAAGAACGACAGCGAAAGCTCGGGCACCTGCGAGCCTTTGGTGCGCTGGTAGACGCCGGCGCTGATGGTCTGAAACACCGTATTGATGTTGTCCCTGTCGCGGATATGCTCGAGGAACGCGCTGGTATAGGGACTGTTACGGCCGTCGCCGTCATCGGCGGTCCGCCCGGCCTGGGTTGCATAGGAGATGATCGTGCCGTCCGGGCTCTCCATCTTGGCCAGCCCGCGTGCCACCGTCACGCCGCGGCCCTGCCCCACGTTCCGCCGCAGCTCGTCGGCAAAGGGGTTGTCGCGGCAGGCGTCGAGCACAAGGATCCGCAGGTTCTTCGCCTGCTGCAGATCCGCAAGGATTTCGTCAGCACGCACCAGACGCCGCAGATCGACCTCGTCACGGACGACGGCATCGACAGGTACAAGATAATTGACGCCGGCGAACTGGAGCGCGTGCCCGCTGTAATAGAACAGGGCCACGTCGGCACCGCGGGCCTCACGCGCAAAGCGAAGCACGGTGTCCTGCATTGCGGCCTGATCGAGATCGGTCGCGACCAGGGGCTCGAATCCCGCTCGCTTCAGTGCCGCTCCGACGTCAGCCGCATCATTGGTCGGATTGGTCAGGGCGGGAACGTTCCTGTAGGCGCCGTTGCCGATCACCAGCGCGACGCGCTTGTCCGCGTGGGCATCAAGGGCCGACAGAGCAAGCAACAGGAAGCAAAAAGCCAGGAATTGCAACAAACGCATGAAATTCCGCTCCAAATCGGGAGCATGATATTCGCCAATCTTGGCATTATGCAATTTGGCTTACGGCAGTTCATCTGCCGGGACTGTGCGGCGCGTCAAAAAGAAAGGGGCTCCAACTTGCGCTGGAGCCCCTCAACGGTCGGGGCATTGCCGGGTATGTGCCCAAACCGTAGTTCTGGGCGCGATTTCCGAGGAGATCGCGCCCGGGAGGAGAGTTACATGTTGTAGGCGCGCTCGGTGTGCTCGGTGATGTCGAGGCCTTCGCGCTCGCTCTCGACGTTGGTACGCAGACCAACGATCACATCGACGACCTTGTAGAGGATCGCCGAACCGATGCCCGACCACACCAGCGTGGTGCAGACGCCGGTAGCCTGCGCGATCATCTGCGCCGCGAAGTCGTAATCGGCAACCTTCGGCGGGATCGCCGTGTAATCGACGATGCCTGCACCGCCGAGGGCGGGGTTGACCAGGATGCCGGTGCCGAGGGCGCCGACGATGCCGCCGATGCAGTGCACGCCGAACACGTCGAGAGAGTCATCGTAGCCGAGCGCGTTCTTCACGACGGTGCAGAAGAACAGGCAGACCACGCCGACCACGAGGCCGAGGACGATCGCGCCCATCACGCCGGAGTAGCCGGCCGCCGGAGTGACCGCGACGAGGCCCGCGACCGCGCCGGAGATGACGCCGAGCACCGACGGGTGGCCCTTCACGATCCACTCCGCGAACATCCACGACAGCGCGGCGGCTGCGGTGGCGACGAAGGAGTTGGTCATGGCGAGGGCTGCGCCGCCATTGGCTTCGAGGTTGGAGCCGGCGTTGAAGCCGAACCAGCCGACCCAGAGCAGCGAAGCGCCGATCATCGACATGGTCAGCGAGTGCGGCGCCATCAGGTCCTTGCCGTAACCGATGCGCTTGCCGATCAGGAGAGCGCCGACCAGGCCGGCGATACCGGCGTTGATGTGAACGACGGTGCCGCCCGCGAAGTCGATCGCGCCCTTCTTGAAGATCCAGCCGGCGTCGGCGCTGATCTCGTCGAGCTTGGCCTGCGCCGCGGTCTTCGCCGCCGCATCACCCGCCGCAGCGAGCGCCTTGGCCGCATCCTGGATCGCGTCCGGGCCGGGCCAGTACCAGACCATGTGCGCGATCGGGAAGTAGATCAGCGTGACCCAGAGCGGGATGAACAGGGCGATCGCCGAGAACTTCATGCGCTCGGCGAAGGCGCCGACGATGAGGGCGGGCGTGATCGCCGCGAAGGTCATCTGGAAGCACATGTAGATGAGCTCCGAGATGTTGGCGTCCACGCTGAAGGTTGCGGCCTTCGAGTCGGTCGTGACGCCCATCATGAAGGCCTTGGAGAAGCCGCCGATGAAGTCGGAACCGCCGGTGAAGGCGAGGCTGTAGCCGTATACGGCCCAGATCACGGTGACGACGCAGACGGTGTAGAACACCTGCATCAAGACCGAGAGCATGTTCTTGGAGCGGACGAGGCCGCCATAAAACAGCGCGAGGCCCGGGATCGTCATCAACAGCACGAGCACTGTCGATGTCAGCATCCAGGCGTTGTCTCCCTTGTTGACCGTTGGCTCGGCGTAGGCTGCGGTCGCAGCGAACATGCCGACTGCGAGAGCCGCCAATCCCGCGCCATAGGGACGCTTAAACGTCATTGTATTCACTCCTGATTGGATAAGGTTGAGCGCGAAATCAAAGGGCCGCGGCGTCGGCCTCGCCGGTGCGGATGCGGACCGCATGGTCGAGGTTGATGACGAAGATCTTGCCGTCGCCGATCTGTCCGGTTTTCGCGGCGGACGTGATGGCGTCGATGGTCTTGTCGACCTGCCCGGAGGCGACAGCGACTTCGATCTTGATCTTGGGCAGGAAGCTCACGGCGTATTCGGCGCCGCGATAGATTTCCGTATGGCCTTTCTGACGGCCGTATCCCTTGACTTCCGTCACCGTAAGACCGTGAACGCCGATGGCGGTCAGGGCGTCACGGACTTCTTCCAGCTTGAATGGCTTGATAATCGCCATAACAATTTTCATGGGTCCTATCCCCGCTTGGGCCCGGTCCGGACATGGCCGGGCGTTTCTCGACTGGTTCGCCACGAGGAGAAGTTTCACTACGCGGGCACAGCCAGGACCCTTAGAATCAAATGCCGTGCCAGATCGTCCGCCTTGCCTAACCGACTATGAATGCGGGGCTTTCCGCGTTTGGCGGGTGGTGTGCCGCAGTGCGCTATTACGTCGCGCTCAAAACGTAATCATGCCTGCTCAAAGTGCAGGCATGACAGGCTGCCGACACAATGTTGCTCACGTGTCGGGCAGCAGCACGGTATTTTAGTGTGGGTAAGGGTAGGCGCTACCGCAGGGCCTTGGCATGTTGCGAAATGTCGAGCCCTTCGAGCTCGTGCTCACGGGACACGCGCAATGGCATTCGAGAGCGACCAGCTTGAGCAGGACAAAGCCCACGCCGGCGGTGAGGCAGCCGAATGGTATTCGGTGGAAGGTCGACCATCAGGCGGCGTCGCGTTCCGCGAAAACCCTGTCGATCAGTCCCCATTCGACCGCTTGCTGCGCGGTCATGAAGTGGTCGCGGTCAAGGGTCCGTTCCACCTCCTCCTCGGGGCGCCTGCAATGTTGCGCATAGAGCCGGATGATGCGCCGCTTCGTTTCCTGCATTTCGGTGGCATGGATCATGATGTCAGACGCCTGGCCTTGAAATCCGCCGAGTGGCTGGTGCACGTGAAGGCTCGCGTTGGGCAGGGCGGCGCGGTGACCGGGCTCGCCGGCCATCAGCAGGAAGGACCCCATGGAGCGCGCGGTGCCCATGCATAGCGTATGGACCGGCGCCTTGATGAACTGCATGGTGTCGTACATCGCAAGTCCGCTGGTAATCACGCCGCCATAGGAGTTGATGTAGAGATTGATCGGCTTGTTCGGGTTCTCTGCCTCCAGGAACAGGAGCTGCGCGCAGACGAGTCCGGACATTGCATCATTGACTTCGCCATTGAGGAAGATGATGCGCTCGCGCAAGAGTCGGGAGTAGATGTCGAAGGATCGCTCGCCGCGGCTGGACTGTTCGACGACCATAGGCACGAGTTGCAGCATGTCGCGCATCTGCGACCTCCGTTTCTACAGGGGATGAAGTCGTATTATCGCTAAAGCGCGATCAGGCCGCGCGCATCAGGCGGCAATTGGTGTTAGCCGGCCGCGGCAGCTTTTCGTTGACGTCGCAGGCTTGTTGGATGATGCGAAACCGAGTGCCGCCGGACTCGTTCGGTTCGATCCTGAAGGTGACGTGGCTTTCTCGAAAAGGGGGCTCGGAATCGCGGAGCCGGTAACGCACCTCTTCGCCCGCGACCGATGATTCGAGCTCGGCGCCCGCAAGGTCGGCATCCGGCAGCCAGCGCTCGCGCAGGGCCGGAATGGTGACGGCACGCCAGACCTTTGCTGGCGGTGCATCGAGGTCATATTCGAGAACCAGGGCTGCGTCGGGCTGATCCGGCTTCACTGCGTCGCTCATTGATCCATATCCTTCAAGAGATCGGCGAGCGCTTCCACGCGTTTCGGCCAGTAGGCTCGGTAGCGCGCAAGCCATGTCCCGATGGTGGCGATGCCGTTCGGATCGACCTCGTAGTTCACAAAGCGGCCCTGCCGCTGTTCGCGCACGAGACCTGCTGCACGCAGAACCGCGAGATGCTGCGACATCGCCGGTTGGCTGATCTCCAATCCGTCGCGCAAAGCGCTGGCATTCAGGCTTCCGCCAGCGAGCCTTTCAAAGACCTTTCGGCGCGTCGGGTCGGCCAGCGCCCTGAAGATGTCGGCTTCGATCATGACAACACATAAGCACACACTTATGTGTTGCGCAAGCCCCGAGAATCTGAGGCTGTCCGGTGCTTGGAGCGACCGGCAGGAAGCGCACCGAACTACTGCAATGCCTCACCGTGCTGGGAAATGTCGAGACCTTCCAATTCGTGCTCACGCGAGACGCGCAAGGGCACGAACAGGGCGACCAGCTTGAGCAGGATGAAGCTCACGCCCGCCGACCACACGAAGGTGACGGCAACGCCATAAAGCTGGATCAGAAGCTGCTGCGGGTGACCCTCGAGCAGGCCGGCGGCCCCGCCGATGGCGCTGGTCGCGAACACGCCGGCAAGCAGGGTGCCGGTC is from Bradyrhizobium sp. ISRA430 and encodes:
- a CDS encoding response regulator transcription factor codes for the protein MPNARKILIVDDDSDLRDTLVEQLSLHEEFEASAVDTGAKGASAAKANSPDLVLMDVGLPDTDGREVVRSLRKGGFKAPIIMLTGHDTDSDTILGLESGANDYVAKPFRFAVLLARIRAQLRQHEASEDAVFSVGPYSFRPGSKMLTAANARKVRLTEKETAILRFLYRAGQMPVSRETLLQEVWGYNSGVTTHTLETHIYRLRQKIEKDAANPEILVTEAGGYKLVP
- a CDS encoding cyclic nucleotide-binding domain-containing protein, which codes for MSIDDDVALLERVPTLRLLGDASLRMLAIGSEQRDFVRGDVLFNLGDDADAGFVVQRGAFRVDDGAGAEMIAGPGALIGELALVVPMKRPSSAIALEHSTVIRVARSLFQRVLESDPAAARRLRDEFAIRSSQIASDILMAGAKLTS
- a CDS encoding exodeoxyribonuclease III encodes the protein MRLSLTTWNINSVRLRIDLVAKFLKSARPDVLCLQETKCIDDAFPLKRFKRLGYEHVALNGQKGYHGVAIVSKLPFESKDIRTFCDKLDSRHISVSFGEKANIAKPLVLHNFYVPAGGDIPDPALNEKFDHKLRFLDEMKACEPLHPRGEDRHILVGDLNVAPHENDVWSHKQLLKVVSHTPIECEKLLAALNAGEWIDVARERIPMSEKVYTWWSYRAADWTVGDRGRRLDHIWVSRALKDTVSDFRILRDARSWERPSDHVPVSVTLEV
- a CDS encoding outer membrane lipoprotein carrier protein LolA — its product is MATATSFAQNVPVPKPAPKGRDGGSGSDAQRGPTTTGATHTPPNPVIPDPRRNVPSSIFQTFDANQKAQAAKVSAYLSSLQTLVGNFVQVGPDGSKTQGDFYIQKPGKVRFEYDPPSPIDIIADGSSLVVRDRKLATQDVYPLSQTPLRFLLSDRIDLMKDTNVVNVTADDVFVSVTIEEKQALVGTSRLLLMFGAKDGQLKQWTVTDPQGYDTTIAVYNLDSTKKLDPGMFKIDFTNYGPAPG
- a CDS encoding DNA translocase FtsK; protein product: MSMSAIERVIPLVGHLPPSIREALTRRLRELTGLGLIALSGVAATALMTWSVQDPSLSHATSRPIRNILGYAGAIGADLAMQILGLGAIMLVLTVAVWGWRMLTHRPFDREALRLGCWILCTAIGAGFASCWPHGGAWPLPTGLGGVVGDALVRAPAVIFGPPGVIYRMVLGVILFVAMTATFLIACGLGAREHDEELGPIENDDTPLDDEEESDRGSVSLGWLFHALMSTKARLIWLLGTAYRALVSSGPKARAASFERQEPNLGGGRAAPSISPQSEDDEEDYEDEHEEEEDEEEEEEAPAARGPRKKAAPKTPAKKSSDKFDLPSVSMLAAPKAADRQPLSKAELEANSRALEGVLQDFGVRGEIVKANPGPVVTLYELEPAPGIKSSRVIGLSDDIARSMSALSARVAVVPGRNAIGIELPNAHREKVYLRELLVAKEATETVAKLPLCLGKTIGGDPVIIDLARTPHMLIAGTTGSGKSVAINTMILSLVYRLRPDQCRLIMVDPKMLELSVYDGIPHLLTPVVTDPKKAVVALKWAVREMEERYKNMAKLGVRNIDGYNARLLEVKAKGEEPTRTVHTGFDKETGKAIYEEEKLSLEPLPYIVIIVDEMADLMMVAGKDIEGAVQRLAQMARAAGLHVILATQRPSVDVITGTIKANFPTRIAFQVTSKIDSRTILGEMGAEQLLGQGDMLYMAGGGRISRVHGPFASDEEVEKVVRHLKTQGQPEYLEAVTAEEPTEDEDGAVFDATGMGADGGGDLFAQAVAIVKRDRKASTSYIQRRLQIGYNRAASLMERMELEGIVGPANHAGKREILVEEEDSHM